In Pseudofrankia saprophytica, one genomic interval encodes:
- a CDS encoding ComEC/Rec2 family competence protein translates to PAAALVAAAVVGGIAPLVGGVLLLVERGRPGSAHRGWRAVAVAVVAGLAVGIFVAGVGGQDSRSGVLAQLAAARATVGVELVVSDDPHPIGGGPAGVAGERGNVAVPARLVLLATSQRAAGPGATAASAGAGVRAGTASSAPAVGARAAPGGLVARLDVPVLVLAPGDGWRGLLPSTRVAVDARLEPPEPGGEIGAVLFVHGPSRLVAGPVWYQRVAGRLRADLRAAATVLPQPVRGLFPGLVDGDVSELDPGLRADFRAAGLTHLTAVSGGNVVIITGAVLAALRRTRVGVRSRALWAAATIVGFVVVARPSASVLRAGAMGLLGAVATGTGRRAAVLPALAATVAVLVLAYPSLSLSAGFALSVLATAGIVIVAPGWRDRLARRLPARLRWLADGAAVAAAAQLACTPVIAWISGGVSLVAIPANVAAAVAVAPVTVLGVVALAVGPVSGELARLAAWLAGWPCRWLVLVARAAADVPAATLSWPGG, encoded by the coding sequence GCCAGCCGCGGCGCTGGTGGCGGCGGCGGTGGTCGGCGGGATCGCGCCACTGGTCGGAGGGGTGCTGCTGCTCGTGGAGCGGGGCCGGCCCGGGTCGGCTCACCGGGGATGGCGGGCCGTGGCCGTGGCCGTGGTGGCGGGGCTTGCCGTGGGGATCTTCGTGGCCGGGGTAGGCGGCCAGGACAGCCGGTCCGGGGTGCTCGCCCAGCTCGCCGCCGCGCGGGCGACAGTCGGTGTCGAGCTCGTCGTCTCCGATGACCCGCACCCCATCGGAGGCGGTCCCGCGGGCGTGGCCGGCGAGCGCGGCAACGTCGCCGTCCCCGCGCGGCTCGTCCTGCTGGCCACCAGCCAGCGCGCCGCCGGACCGGGCGCGACGGCGGCCAGCGCCGGTGCGGGCGTCCGGGCCGGCACGGCCTCCAGCGCCCCCGCCGTCGGCGCCCGCGCGGCGCCAGGTGGCCTGGTCGCACGGCTGGACGTGCCGGTCCTGGTCCTGGCGCCGGGGGACGGCTGGCGGGGACTGCTGCCGAGCACCAGGGTGGCCGTGGACGCTCGGCTCGAGCCGCCAGAGCCAGGCGGCGAGATCGGCGCCGTGCTGTTCGTCCACGGGCCGTCGAGGCTCGTGGCGGGGCCGGTCTGGTACCAACGGGTCGCCGGCCGACTGCGCGCCGACCTGCGCGCCGCCGCCACCGTCCTGCCACAGCCGGTCCGTGGCCTGTTCCCAGGGCTGGTAGACGGCGACGTCAGCGAGCTGGACCCGGGCCTGCGCGCCGACTTCCGCGCCGCCGGGCTCACGCATCTCACCGCGGTCAGCGGCGGAAACGTTGTGATCATCACCGGCGCGGTGCTGGCGGCGCTGCGGCGTACCCGCGTCGGCGTGCGGTCCAGGGCGCTGTGGGCCGCCGCGACGATCGTCGGGTTCGTCGTCGTCGCCAGGCCGTCCGCGAGCGTGCTGCGGGCCGGCGCGATGGGCCTGCTCGGAGCGGTCGCGACCGGCACCGGGCGGCGCGCCGCGGTACTGCCCGCGCTGGCGGCCACGGTCGCCGTCCTGGTGCTGGCCTACCCGAGCCTGTCGCTCTCGGCCGGCTTCGCGCTGTCGGTACTGGCCACCGCCGGCATCGTCATCGTCGCGCCCGGCTGGCGTGACCGGCTCGCCCGGCGGCTGCCGGCCCGGCTGCGCTGGCTCGCGGACGGCGCGGCCGTGGCGGCGGCCGCGCAGCTGGCCTGCACGCCAGTGATCGCCTGGATCAGTGGCGGGGTCAGCCTGGTGGCGATCCCGGCGAACGTCGCGGCGGCGGTCGCGGTCGCGCCGGTGACGGTGCTCGGCGTCGTCGCGCTGGCCGTGGGGCCCGTCAGCGGCGAGCTGGCCCGGCTGGCAGCCTGGCTCGCCGGTTGGCCGTGCCGGTGGCTCGTCCTGGTCGCGCGGGCGGCGGCGGATGTGCCCGCCGCGACCCTGAGCTGGCCGGGTGGCC
- a CDS encoding ComEA family DNA-binding protein, translated as MTDQHLDRPDLAGRAAAIDRARGLIDNPIDNPADRTLPGRSVPGRVVPPDIDALLGRRPTAWGTGAGPGFGPEDDHDWTGGGQAGWESAEADGDLTGGLGGAGLNALDGGIPFEPDSELEPQPPRRRRGAELGARLPAVLRGAVWDPAARGALVLALVALAAAAVAAFFAWHGRPVRIDTAASGATARVTAGTGASTGGTTRADPPSTEASVPGGMSQSPSPAAEVVVDVAGLVREPGVVRLPAGARVVDAIERAGGVLPGTDTTGLALARQLVDGEQILVDGKPGPAPAGPAAEAGTGDAGGGSGGGAGTAAGPVHLNTATAEQLDTLPGIGPVLAERIVRYRDENGPFASPEQLAEVPGVGDRRLAELLPLIAL; from the coding sequence ATGACCGATCAGCATCTCGACCGCCCTGACCTTGCCGGTCGCGCCGCGGCGATTGACCGCGCGCGTGGCCTGATCGACAACCCGATCGACAACCCGGCGGACCGGACGCTGCCCGGCCGATCCGTCCCTGGGCGGGTGGTTCCGCCTGACATCGACGCCCTGCTCGGCCGGCGCCCGACGGCCTGGGGGACGGGCGCGGGACCTGGGTTCGGCCCGGAGGATGATCATGACTGGACGGGCGGCGGCCAGGCGGGCTGGGAGTCGGCGGAGGCGGACGGGGACCTGACCGGCGGGCTCGGCGGCGCCGGCCTGAACGCGCTGGACGGCGGCATCCCGTTCGAGCCGGACTCGGAGCTGGAGCCGCAGCCGCCGCGGCGCCGGCGGGGGGCCGAGCTGGGCGCTCGGCTGCCAGCGGTGCTGCGGGGCGCCGTGTGGGACCCGGCGGCGCGCGGCGCGCTGGTGCTCGCGCTCGTCGCCCTCGCGGCGGCGGCAGTCGCCGCCTTCTTCGCCTGGCATGGACGGCCGGTCCGGATCGACACGGCGGCTAGCGGCGCGACGGCGCGCGTGACGGCGGGGACCGGCGCGTCCACGGGCGGCACCACGCGGGCCGACCCGCCGTCCACCGAGGCGAGCGTGCCCGGCGGCATGAGCCAAAGCCCCAGCCCGGCCGCCGAGGTGGTCGTCGACGTCGCCGGGCTGGTCCGCGAGCCCGGGGTGGTACGCCTGCCGGCCGGAGCACGGGTCGTCGACGCGATCGAACGCGCCGGGGGAGTGCTGCCGGGCACCGACACCACCGGCCTCGCGCTCGCCCGCCAGCTCGTCGACGGCGAGCAGATCCTCGTCGACGGCAAGCCGGGTCCCGCGCCCGCCGGGCCGGCGGCAGAGGCGGGGACCGGCGACGCCGGCGGCGGGTCCGGCGGGGGAGCGGGGACGGCGGCGGGGCCGGTCCACCTGAACACGGCGACGGCCGAGCAGCTCGACACGTTGCCCGGCATCGGCCCGGTGCTCGCCGAGCGGATCGTGCGGTATCGGGACGAGAACGGTCCCTTCGCCTCCCCGGAACAGCTCGCCGAGGTCCCCGGCGTCGGGGACCGGCGGCTGGCCGAGCTGCTCCCGTTGATCGCGCTGTGA
- a CDS encoding YceI family protein produces the protein MSEATVTTTELSALTGTWTIDAAHSRIGFSAKHAMVTTVRGYFNEFEGTLELDGSAPVKSAANVTIQTASFDTGVPDRDGHVRSADFLDVENFPTLTFVSTGVSQDGDEYTMAGDLTIKGVTKPVELAIELEGSSQDPFGNTRAGFTGTTTISRKDFGLTWNAVLETGGVLVSDKVKIQLDISAIKQA, from the coding sequence ATGTCCGAAGCCACTGTCACCACGACCGAGCTGTCCGCGCTGACCGGCACCTGGACCATCGACGCCGCGCACTCGCGCATCGGTTTCTCGGCCAAGCACGCGATGGTCACGACCGTACGTGGCTACTTCAACGAGTTCGAGGGCACCCTCGAGCTGGACGGCTCCGCCCCGGTCAAGTCGGCCGCCAACGTGACGATCCAGACGGCCAGCTTCGACACCGGCGTCCCGGACCGTGACGGCCACGTCCGCTCGGCCGACTTCCTCGACGTCGAGAACTTCCCAACGCTCACCTTCGTCAGCACCGGCGTCAGCCAGGACGGCGACGAATACACGATGGCTGGCGACCTGACCATCAAGGGCGTCACCAAGCCGGTCGAGCTCGCGATAGAGCTCGAGGGCAGCTCGCAGGACCCGTTCGGCAACACGCGCGCCGGCTTCACGGGCACCACCACCATCAGCCGCAAGGACTTCGGCCTGACCTGGAACGCCGTCCTGGAGACCGGCGGCGTCCTCGTCAGCGACAAGGTCAAGATCCAGCTCGACATCTCCGCCATCAAGCAGGCCTGA
- a CDS encoding diguanylate cyclase, whose product MPLHDPRSLQEPELLHETERTRVTRLVSGSGGVIRKEPLGPGASHRLHRERSTLATLSGLEGIAQLAEGAPSAPGSLLLVDVGGVALSELPTPLDPAELIALAVRLARAVAGMHGRGVVHRDINPANVIVAGDVPYLIDFGLATTAAATKPSLARFDDIVGTLPYLAPELTGRTGRPVDARTDLYALGATLYELATGGPPFGVGDPVRILHDLLTRAPPPPTTVNPAVPPGFCTIVMHLLEKDPDDRYQSADALLHDLDRLRRGHPVTRPGERDLAARPLVPSRLAGRDQEIADLRAVFDDALAGRCSGLAISGPPGVGKTSLVAQLRPIVAAHGGWFVSGKYDEYRRDQDYDGVRQALRAAGRMLLAEPEESLVEVRERLVRGLGPGAGLAAAVLPEVGTLVGVPPDPGDPLTAPTRAKHAVIEVLRAIACRRRPMVFFVDDLQWAARTPLSIVDAVFSCEATIEGLLLVCAYRDGEVDATHPLTPMLARWGAQPIGPRQLRVGDLPERAQADLVADLLGLDAAPAAELAGLIAPTTRGNPYDTLELLAALRHDGLLVLGDDGWRWDRAAVHARLDRVDVTGLLAAHVAALPPATRELLAVMACLAGQVALDLLSAATGLAATEVERRLAPALAAGLANLAPSGQRAVSFHHDRVRESVLTALSEPDRRATRLRLARCLATRPEYATAAAQQYLPVADDVHDSDERRRMGRFFRRAADEARLLGTYPLVERFLTAAVPLVDPADLDEVIAVHTERHAALHCLGRLEEADEEFEVIGRLCACPAQRTAAVVTQIVSLTSRSRGAEAMRLGLDQLRGLGIAVPDRDRLDEEIDRGLDALGRWLDTTADKNSDESSRDTADGTSDETPDDPVVDDNDGEPGALGPLGPAGSARLGAARIVNRLMPAAFFDDQRMMAWLTVQTLQLWARDGPDPDLLGPASHIPYVIINRRRDYATAYRMMRRLLAAAEAGSRDLPGFEREIWEARFIYVVSTGHWFDTLEENVAEARRVLEGLTQISNLQNACWTHYVLLFNLLDCAPTLTEFAAEVDEAMAIATRTGNRHAEETFRSCAQLVRVLAGEAAEPAPGEATQLRLLAANPHAAAHLHITRALAAALLGRPADLARHTAAVFPYAPAIEANYTMAVTRVLHALVLAGQARAAAEHERARPLAELDELIAWLCARSADAPTNFRHLLHLAAAERAWAVDDFREAAYLFDLALRECPPRTRPWHRGLILERTARFYLAHGMEIAGSVLLAAARRQYRDWGATAKLRQLDWAHPSLPVGTAPATRPPREPANRRSTVTAGAIDLLGIVAASQALSSETSFEGLRLRLTAILLEMTGATGVRVLVLGQERPGWLVPVGAGAVISLRAAGRRRLTPSSVVRYVERTREPLVVADATRDDRFHRDPYFAGLDRCSLLAVPILIRGELRAMLLLENRMIREAFSVEHLEGIMLIAGQLTVSLDNALVYASLEQKVAERTQQLAEANKRLEQLSITDPLTGLANRRRLEDVLGSHWERATDQSAPLAVAMIDIDHFKRYNDRYGHSAGDRCLQRVAACLTDTIDDTQLAARYGGEEFAIVMPNTDTGAAARLACRLRAAIMDLAEPNPSAREQVVTASIGVAAAVPGTGNSPADLVERADAALYRAKRAGRDRVEVAGPDRAPRVPPHGTAGRHH is encoded by the coding sequence GTGCCACTCCACGACCCGCGGTCACTCCAGGAGCCGGAGCTGCTCCACGAGACGGAACGCACCCGGGTTACCCGCCTGGTGTCCGGATCCGGCGGAGTGATCCGCAAGGAGCCGCTGGGGCCCGGAGCATCGCACCGGCTACATCGGGAGCGCTCGACCCTCGCGACGCTGTCCGGGCTCGAGGGGATCGCGCAACTGGCGGAGGGCGCGCCGTCGGCGCCTGGGTCGCTCCTGCTGGTCGACGTGGGCGGCGTCGCGCTGTCCGAGCTCCCGACGCCGCTGGACCCGGCCGAGCTCATCGCCCTCGCCGTGCGGCTCGCCCGCGCGGTCGCGGGCATGCACGGCCGCGGGGTGGTGCATCGGGACATCAACCCGGCGAACGTCATCGTCGCCGGCGACGTCCCGTATCTGATCGACTTCGGGCTCGCGACGACCGCTGCGGCGACGAAGCCGTCCCTCGCCCGGTTCGACGACATCGTGGGGACGTTGCCCTACCTGGCTCCGGAGCTGACCGGCCGGACCGGCCGGCCGGTCGACGCGCGGACCGACCTCTACGCCCTTGGCGCCACCCTGTACGAGCTAGCGACCGGAGGGCCGCCGTTCGGCGTGGGTGACCCCGTCCGGATCCTGCACGACCTGCTCACCCGGGCGCCACCACCGCCGACCACGGTGAACCCCGCGGTGCCGCCCGGGTTCTGCACGATCGTCATGCATCTGCTCGAAAAGGATCCCGACGACCGCTACCAGAGTGCCGACGCCCTTCTGCACGATCTCGATCGCCTGCGGCGCGGCCACCCCGTGACCCGCCCAGGCGAGCGGGACCTCGCCGCCCGGCCGCTGGTGCCCTCCCGGCTCGCGGGCCGCGACCAGGAGATCGCCGACCTGCGCGCCGTGTTCGACGATGCGCTGGCCGGTCGCTGCAGCGGGCTCGCGATCTCGGGCCCACCGGGAGTGGGCAAGACGTCCCTGGTCGCGCAGCTTCGGCCGATCGTGGCCGCGCACGGCGGCTGGTTCGTCTCCGGCAAGTACGACGAGTACCGCCGCGACCAGGACTACGACGGGGTCCGGCAGGCGCTGCGGGCGGCCGGGCGGATGTTGCTGGCCGAGCCGGAGGAGTCCCTGGTCGAGGTCCGGGAACGGCTGGTACGCGGGCTGGGCCCCGGCGCGGGCCTGGCGGCCGCGGTCCTTCCGGAGGTGGGCACGCTGGTGGGCGTTCCGCCGGATCCCGGGGACCCGCTGACGGCGCCGACTCGGGCGAAACACGCCGTGATCGAGGTCCTGCGCGCCATCGCCTGCCGGCGTCGGCCGATGGTGTTCTTCGTCGACGACCTGCAGTGGGCCGCGCGGACCCCGTTGAGCATCGTCGACGCGGTCTTCAGCTGCGAGGCGACGATCGAGGGGCTGCTACTCGTCTGCGCCTACCGGGACGGTGAGGTAGACGCCACCCACCCCCTCACGCCGATGCTCGCCCGCTGGGGCGCCCAGCCCATCGGTCCGCGCCAGCTGCGGGTGGGTGACCTGCCGGAACGGGCACAGGCCGACCTGGTAGCCGACCTGCTGGGCCTGGACGCCGCGCCCGCCGCCGAGCTGGCCGGCTTGATCGCGCCCACCACCCGGGGCAATCCCTACGACACGTTGGAACTGCTCGCCGCGCTGCGCCACGACGGCCTGCTGGTCCTCGGCGACGACGGCTGGCGCTGGGACCGGGCCGCGGTGCACGCCCGGCTCGACCGGGTGGACGTCACCGGGCTGCTCGCCGCCCATGTGGCCGCGTTGCCGCCTGCGACCAGGGAGCTGCTGGCCGTGATGGCGTGCCTCGCCGGCCAGGTGGCGCTGGACCTGCTGTCGGCCGCGACCGGGCTCGCGGCGACGGAGGTCGAGCGGCGGCTCGCCCCCGCGCTCGCCGCCGGCCTGGCCAACCTCGCGCCGAGCGGCCAGCGCGCCGTGTCGTTCCATCACGACCGGGTGCGCGAGTCGGTCCTGACGGCCCTGTCCGAGCCGGATCGACGGGCCACCCGGCTACGGCTGGCGCGGTGCCTGGCCACCCGTCCGGAGTACGCCACCGCGGCGGCCCAGCAATACCTGCCGGTCGCCGACGACGTGCACGACTCCGACGAACGGCGGCGGATGGGCCGGTTCTTCCGGCGCGCCGCCGACGAGGCACGGCTCTTAGGTACCTACCCGCTGGTGGAGCGGTTCCTCACCGCCGCCGTACCCCTCGTCGACCCGGCGGACCTCGACGAGGTGATCGCGGTCCATACCGAGCGGCACGCCGCGCTGCACTGCCTCGGCCGGCTGGAGGAGGCGGACGAGGAGTTCGAGGTCATCGGCCGGCTGTGCGCCTGCCCGGCGCAGCGCACGGCCGCCGTCGTGACGCAGATCGTCAGCCTCACCAGCCGTAGCCGCGGCGCCGAGGCGATGCGGCTCGGCCTCGACCAGCTGCGCGGACTCGGCATCGCCGTGCCGGACCGCGACCGCCTCGACGAGGAGATCGACCGCGGCCTGGACGCGCTCGGCCGCTGGCTCGACACAACCGCGGACAAGAACTCCGACGAGTCCTCCCGCGACACCGCCGATGGGACCTCCGACGAGACCCCCGACGACCCCGTCGTCGACGACAACGACGGCGAGCCTGGTGCGCTGGGGCCGCTCGGACCCGCTGGGAGCGCGCGGCTCGGCGCCGCCCGGATCGTCAACCGGCTCATGCCGGCCGCGTTCTTCGACGACCAGCGGATGATGGCCTGGCTGACCGTCCAGACGCTGCAGCTGTGGGCCCGCGACGGCCCGGACCCGGACCTGCTCGGCCCAGCGAGCCACATCCCCTATGTGATCATCAACCGTCGGCGCGACTATGCGACCGCGTACCGCATGATGCGCCGGCTCCTGGCCGCCGCCGAGGCGGGCAGCCGTGACCTGCCCGGCTTCGAGCGCGAGATCTGGGAGGCGCGGTTCATCTACGTCGTCAGCACCGGCCACTGGTTCGACACCCTGGAGGAGAACGTCGCCGAGGCGCGGCGCGTGCTGGAGGGCCTGACCCAGATCAGCAACCTGCAGAACGCCTGCTGGACCCACTACGTGCTGCTGTTCAACCTGCTGGACTGCGCGCCCACGCTCACGGAGTTCGCCGCCGAGGTCGACGAGGCGATGGCGATCGCCACCCGTACCGGCAACCGCCACGCCGAGGAGACGTTCCGGTCCTGCGCGCAGCTCGTGCGTGTCCTCGCCGGCGAGGCGGCCGAGCCGGCACCCGGCGAGGCCACCCAGTTACGGCTGCTCGCCGCCAACCCGCACGCCGCGGCCCACCTGCACATCACCCGGGCGCTCGCCGCGGCTCTGCTGGGTCGCCCGGCGGACCTCGCCCGGCACACGGCGGCGGTGTTCCCGTACGCGCCGGCCATCGAGGCGAACTACACGATGGCGGTCACCCGGGTGCTGCACGCCCTGGTGCTGGCCGGGCAGGCGCGCGCCGCGGCCGAGCACGAGCGCGCCCGGCCGCTGGCCGAGCTGGACGAGCTGATCGCCTGGCTGTGCGCGCGCTCGGCCGACGCGCCGACCAACTTCCGCCACCTACTGCACCTGGCGGCGGCGGAGCGGGCCTGGGCGGTGGACGACTTCCGCGAGGCGGCGTATCTGTTCGACCTGGCGCTGCGCGAGTGCCCGCCGCGGACGCGGCCCTGGCACCGCGGGCTGATCCTGGAACGCACCGCGCGGTTCTACCTTGCTCATGGCATGGAGATCGCGGGCTCCGTGCTGCTCGCCGCCGCCCGCCGCCAGTACCGGGACTGGGGTGCGACCGCGAAGCTGAGACAGCTCGACTGGGCCCATCCGTCGCTGCCCGTCGGGACCGCCCCCGCGACGCGGCCGCCCCGGGAGCCCGCGAACCGCCGGTCCACGGTCACCGCCGGCGCGATCGACCTGCTCGGGATCGTCGCCGCCTCCCAGGCGCTCAGCTCGGAGACCAGCTTCGAGGGCCTGCGCCTGCGCCTGACGGCGATCCTGCTGGAGATGACCGGCGCGACCGGCGTGCGCGTCCTCGTGCTCGGCCAGGAGCGGCCCGGCTGGCTGGTGCCGGTCGGCGCCGGCGCCGTGATCTCGCTGCGCGCGGCTGGCCGGCGACGCCTGACGCCCTCCTCGGTCGTCCGCTACGTGGAACGCACCCGGGAACCGCTCGTCGTCGCCGACGCCACCCGGGACGACCGGTTCCACCGCGACCCGTATTTCGCCGGCCTGGACCGCTGCTCGCTGCTCGCCGTGCCCATCCTGATCCGCGGCGAGCTGCGGGCGATGCTGCTGTTGGAGAACCGGATGATCCGCGAGGCGTTCTCCGTCGAGCATCTCGAAGGGATCATGCTTATCGCCGGGCAGCTGACGGTCTCGCTCGACAACGCCCTGGTCTACGCGTCACTGGAGCAGAAGGTGGCCGAGCGGACCCAGCAGCTCGCCGAAGCCAACAAGCGCCTCGAACAGCTCTCGATCACCGACCCGCTGACGGGTCTCGCCAACCGGCGCCGTCTTGAGGACGTCCTCGGCTCCCACTGGGAACGCGCCACCGACCAGTCCGCGCCGCTCGCCGTCGCCATGATCGATATTGACCATTTCAAGCGCTACAACGACCGCTACGGTCACTCCGCCGGTGACCGGTGCCTCCAGCGGGTCGCCGCCTGCCTCACCGACACCATCGATGACACCCAGCTGGCCGCCCGCTACGGCGGTGAGGAGTTCGCCATCGTCATGCCGAACACCGATACCGGCGCCGCCGCCAGGCTCGCCTGCCGCCTCCGCGCCGCCATCATGGACCTCGCCGAGCCCAATCCGTCGGCGCGGGAGCAGGTCGTCACCGCGAGCATCGGCGTCGCGGCGGCCGTTCCCGGGACGGGAAACAGCCCGGCGGACCTCGTCGAGCGCGCCGACGCCGCCCTCTACCGCGCCAAGCGTGCCGGTCGCGACCGCGTCGAGGTGGCCGGCCCCGACAGGGCACCGCGCGTACCTCCTCACGGCACAGCCGGCCGACACCACTGA
- a CDS encoding effector-associated domain EAD1-containing protein: protein MTGLDEAQVAAMGGGERQALRAALLAAFPARARLEELLDRIDRQVELYAAESVPLRDVVLAVVKVALAEGWLARLMAEAAAMNPGNGQLAAVVDRYRGTSGPPRGSAATSQVEAAANVGVGVPPQARPAGPPPSDRELIGTLADEFPDPASAGPVVERAGLRRGLQPGWQARTAEAYWWEVHRMMVNGAVVGGWPNVLREAMAERPGNAVIAAAAAAAGVTA from the coding sequence GTGACAGGGCTGGACGAGGCACAGGTCGCCGCGATGGGTGGCGGGGAGCGCCAGGCGTTGCGTGCCGCGCTGCTCGCGGCCTTCCCCGCCCGGGCGCGGCTGGAGGAGCTGCTCGACCGCATCGACCGGCAGGTGGAGCTCTACGCGGCCGAGTCCGTTCCACTGCGGGACGTCGTGCTCGCCGTGGTCAAGGTCGCGCTTGCCGAGGGTTGGCTGGCGCGGCTGATGGCCGAGGCCGCCGCGATGAACCCTGGCAATGGCCAGCTGGCTGCCGTGGTCGACCGGTACCGCGGCACCTCTGGCCCGCCACGCGGTTCGGCGGCCACGTCGCAGGTCGAGGCCGCCGCGAACGTCGGAGTCGGAGTTCCCCCGCAAGCGCGGCCTGCTGGGCCGCCTCCGTCGGACCGCGAGCTCATCGGCACGCTGGCCGACGAGTTCCCGGACCCCGCGTCGGCCGGGCCGGTCGTCGAGCGGGCGGGCCTGCGGCGTGGGCTTCAGCCGGGATGGCAGGCGCGCACCGCGGAGGCGTACTGGTGGGAGGTCCACCGCATGATGGTGAACGGCGCCGTCGTCGGCGGATGGCCGAACGTGCTGCGCGAGGCGATGGCCGAACGGCCGGGCAACGCGGTGATCGCCGCGGCGGCGGCGGCCGCCGGCGTGACCGCCTGA
- a CDS encoding effector-associated domain EAD1-containing protein, translating to MADGLSAAEVRALAEQFSDPLSATQLLEWAGLPRALHPWGGRSAEQFWHEVSRLLQGGVPRLSRVSLLVAAATRFPDHEVFASAVARESATRDDDRAGHPFGFVPRPRTAETPPSLLLRPEYAVVPFVELAGDRAALRSWVARPEACSVRLLAGQAGSGKTRLGMGICEDLADRGWLTLLVDAVLSPTQLHRLGEEPTPVLVAVDNAELRLDEVTAIATALANRAAIGGPPSRLLLLTRSTERVLRELRDLPDSRVAKLFRSAEAQLTTPLAAGADARHMHFNAAYAAFRAELRQTGPVAGPPLPLDGCQSVLDVHAAALNVVLDETRPSRADEAPLVTLSRHDRRRWGSLGREGDGDLHTGLAARIRTLTTLLRPGSLDDAEALSTALPGLLGLDADAERVRDCQRALGGFYLARWAGDPIRPDAYGEHLAAAALAADPSAALAVAATGTIDQVTTALTVLGRALPRHPALTAVIAGMIRRDPNRLVLVAADVAARLPDPELFTRTVSDAVDDSVLDPGAVFGLSDRAQHGGAEQDPLLGLFFRSMVGLSERMRPEPPVDVKQDPGLAALTDKIGKITKSLTDLGVAVVDPTSGRMPANPDGTPVIPPENVEMLRALRRIWADNRRADDQRSEDDQPGSGRSWKWP from the coding sequence ATGGCGGATGGGCTGTCGGCCGCGGAGGTGCGGGCGCTCGCCGAGCAGTTCTCGGACCCGCTCTCCGCCACCCAGCTTCTGGAGTGGGCGGGGCTGCCACGAGCGCTTCATCCATGGGGCGGACGCTCCGCCGAGCAGTTCTGGCATGAGGTATCCCGGCTGCTCCAGGGGGGCGTGCCACGCCTGAGCCGGGTCAGCCTGCTGGTGGCCGCGGCCACGCGGTTTCCCGACCACGAGGTCTTCGCCTCGGCCGTAGCGCGGGAGTCCGCCACCCGGGACGACGACCGGGCCGGCCATCCGTTCGGTTTCGTCCCCAGGCCGCGCACGGCCGAGACCCCGCCGAGCCTGTTGCTCCGCCCCGAGTACGCGGTCGTTCCCTTCGTCGAGCTCGCTGGTGACCGGGCCGCGCTGCGTTCCTGGGTGGCCCGGCCGGAAGCCTGCTCGGTGCGCCTGTTGGCGGGCCAGGCCGGGTCGGGCAAGACCCGGCTGGGCATGGGGATCTGCGAGGACCTGGCCGATCGAGGTTGGCTGACGCTCCTGGTGGACGCGGTGCTGAGCCCGACCCAGCTGCACCGCCTCGGCGAGGAGCCGACTCCGGTGCTCGTAGCCGTCGACAACGCCGAGCTGCGCCTCGACGAGGTGACGGCGATCGCCACGGCCCTCGCCAACCGTGCCGCCATCGGCGGTCCGCCAAGCCGGCTGCTCCTTCTCACCCGCTCGACCGAGCGGGTGCTGCGGGAGCTGCGCGACCTCCCTGACAGTCGCGTCGCCAAGCTGTTCCGGTCAGCGGAGGCCCAGCTGACGACGCCACTCGCGGCCGGGGCAGACGCGCGGCACATGCACTTCAACGCCGCGTACGCGGCGTTCCGGGCCGAACTGCGGCAGACCGGTCCCGTCGCGGGGCCTCCCCTCCCTCTCGACGGCTGTCAGTCCGTGCTGGACGTGCACGCGGCGGCGCTGAACGTCGTGCTCGACGAGACCCGGCCCTCCCGCGCCGACGAGGCCCCGTTGGTCACGCTCAGCCGGCACGACCGGCGGCGATGGGGGTCGCTGGGCCGCGAAGGGGACGGCGATCTCCACACAGGTCTCGCCGCCCGGATCCGCACCCTCACCACGCTGCTGCGACCCGGCTCGCTCGACGACGCCGAGGCGCTGTCGACCGCGCTGCCGGGTCTGCTCGGCCTCGACGCCGACGCGGAGCGCGTCCGGGACTGTCAGCGGGCGCTCGGCGGGTTCTATCTCGCCCGATGGGCGGGCGACCCGATCCGACCCGACGCCTACGGCGAGCATCTCGCCGCCGCCGCGCTGGCCGCCGATCCGTCGGCCGCACTCGCGGTGGCGGCCACCGGCACCATCGATCAGGTCACGACCGCGCTGACCGTGCTCGGCCGCGCGCTGCCCCGCCATCCAGCCCTCACCGCGGTGATCGCGGGCATGATCCGCAGGGATCCCAACCGGCTCGTCCTCGTCGCCGCCGATGTCGCCGCGCGTCTGCCCGACCCCGAGCTGTTCACCCGCACGGTCAGCGATGCCGTGGACGACTCCGTGCTCGATCCTGGGGCGGTGTTCGGGCTGTCCGACCGCGCGCAACACGGCGGCGCCGAGCAGGACCCGCTACTTGGCCTGTTCTTCCGGTCCATGGTCGGCCTTTCGGAGCGGATGCGTCCCGAGCCCCCTGTGGACGTCAAACAGGACCCCGGCCTCGCGGCCCTGACGGACAAGATCGGAAAAATCACCAAATCGCTGACCGATCTCGGCGTAGCGGTCGTCGACCCGACGTCCGGACGCATGCCGGCGAACCCGGACGGCACGCCGGTCATACCACCCGAGAACGTGGAGATGTTGCGCGCGTTGCGGCGCATCTGGGCGGACAACCGGCGGGCGGACGATCAGCGCTCGGAGGACGACCAACCAGGCTCAGGCCGCTCCTGGAAATGGCCGTAG